One Channa argus isolate prfri chromosome 15, Channa argus male v1.0, whole genome shotgun sequence DNA segment encodes these proteins:
- the btbd17b gene encoding BTB/POZ domain-containing protein 17, producing MVARCARERPASYIKSAGQGAGRHTQGNTPFCTNTTKVQQQEEGKAENWHGGSKRGGKDKGRQAGNKGEDMVCSCEQGTPFWVYVGTLLLFFHFHSVTVKGAALKQEIALDNGATVLNHTMSLVQRMETLLAMGNGSDVTLRVQTINTDEVKVIQVHSLVLTLQSDVFEELLLTRNNSAVVLRETPDCAAVFDKFVRYLYCGDISVRLDQAISLHKLASKYHVWGLQQGLTQYMTQHLSSDSPTGHVIGWYSYALQIGDMVLRDSCLQYLSWNLSSVLQSAEWGSISDDLLLSLLQRSDLILQSELELYEALEAWISQNQPVSKTVESALRAVRYGMIPPQHLFRLQKQSSLMVKYYESIRDLLFLAFQFHSASPIQLAKYFDVNCSIFTPRNYLSSTWGSAWVINNPTRDDRSFSFQTQLGPSSHDSSKRVTWNALFSPRWLPLSARSTFTELGAMQPTRTEGGRPRIIITPATSSPDFAGVNFQKTVIVMARQQGKVVVRHVYNFHQSTEEAGDFLVDADLQRRASEYLIDSSLYLHIIIKPLYHTLLVARK from the exons ATGGTTGCGAGATGCGCCAGGGAAAGGCCAGCGTCCTACATAAAGAGTGCAGGACAGGGAGCCGGGCGGCACACACAGGGCAACACACCTTTCTGCACGAACACGACAAAGGTGCAGCAGcaagaagaaggaaaagcagaaaattgGCACGGAGGAAGTAAGAGAGGGggaaaggacaaaggaagaCAAGCAGGGAATAAAGGAGAAGATATGGTATGCTCATGTGAACAAGGGACCCCTTTTTGGGTCTATGTGGGCACTCTGCTCCTCTTTTTCCACTTCCACTCTGTCACAGTTAAAGGAG ctgcCTTGAAGCAGGAGATAGCTCTGGACAATGGGGCCACGGTGCTAAATCACACCATGAGTTTGGTGCAGCGCATGGAGACCCTGCTGGCCATGGGGAATGGCAGTGATGTAACTCTTCGGGTGCAGACTATCAACACGGATGAGGTGAAAGTGATCCAGGTCCACAGCCTTGTTCTCACCCTGCAGAGCGATGTGTTTGAGGAGCTGCTGCTCACCCGCAATAACAGCGCTGTGGTTCTAAGGGAAACGCCTGACTGTGCAGCTGTCTTTGACAAGTTTGTTCG ATATCTTTATTGTGGTGACATCTCAGTGCGGCTTGATCAGGCCATTTCTCTGCATAAGCTGGCCAGCAAGTACCATGTGTGGGGTTTGCAACAGGGCCTGACCCAATACATGACACAACATCTGTCTAGTGATTCCCCCACAGGCCATGTGATTGGTTGGTACAGCTATGCTTTACAAATTGGGGACATGGTCCTACGGGACAGCTGCCTGCAGTACCTGTCCTGGAACTTGTCTTCTGTGCTACAGAGTGCAGAATGGGGCTCCATCAGTGATGACCTCCTCCTTTCCTTGCTCCAGCGCTCTGACCTCATTCTGCAGAGTGAGCTGGAGCTCTATGAGGCATTGGAAGCTTGGATTAGCCAGAACCAACCCGTCAGTAAAACAGTGGAGAGTGCCCTGAGGGCTGTTCGATATGGCATGATCCCCCCTCAGCATCTCTTCCGTCTTCAAAAGCAGTCCTCCCTCATGGTGAAGTATTATGAGTCTATCCGTGATCTCCTCTTTCTAGCTTTCCAGTTTCACTCTGCTTCACCAATCCAACTGGCCAAATACTTTGATGTCAATTGCAGTATTTTTACACCCCGTAACTACCTGTCCTCCACCTGGGGTTCTGCTTGGGTCATTAATAATCCCACCCGTGATGACCGCAGTTTCAGCTTCCAGACCCAACTTGGGCCCAGCAGCCATGACTCTAGTAAGAGAGTGACATGGAATGCCCTATTCTCCCCTCGCTGGCTCCCACTCAGTGCCAGGTCAACATTTACTGAGCTGGGTGCTATGCAGCCCACCCGCACTGAGGGAGGCCGACCTCGCATTATTATAACACCAGCAACTTCTAGTCCAGATTTTGCGGGTGTGAATTTCCAGAAGACCGTTATTGTAATGGCAAGGCAACAAGGAAAGGTGGTGGTTCGCCATGTCTACAACTTTCATCAAAGCACGGAGGAGGCTGGCGATTTCCTGGTAGATGCTGACCTGCAGCGACGTGCCTCAGAGTACCTCATTGACAGCTCCCTCTATCTGCACATTATAATAAAACCTCTCTATCATACCCTTCTTGTTGCCAGGAAGTAA